The genomic DNA TCAGGGCTAACATCGCATCCGTGAGGTGATTTTGGGCAAGGCATAAAGTATAACATGCCGGGACAATCTTTAGGATCGAGTACTTTTTCAGATTTAATTGTTTCAGATGTAGCTGTCTGAGTACTTTCATCCATTCTGTTATGGCAGTAAGGAGTGTTCATGTCTTTTGCTTTTCCCGCGTTCAGATATTCAATTGCTTTTTGCCAATTCACAGCCAGAACAAAATCTTTGTCATTCTGACTGGCATTTACTTCTAACATAGTGTTGGCTTCTTCGGAATTATAGCAAGTGAAGAAAAACCAGTCTTTTGAAGGACCTTTTCCGCCACGTACTTTATCGTAATCAAAAGGTGGAAGAATAATTTGTACGGCAAGATCTAATTTACCATCGGCAGCACCCACTTTAACTAATGAAAGAACGCCTTTAAAATTTTCTTTGTAAGAAGCTATAGGAACATCTTTTTTATCCCCGATAGGAACACTGAATCGTCCGCCCGCAACTAAATAGTCTGTATTTTCTGTACAGTAGGGCGAAGAGTGGTTCCCTCCGCAGTTTGGAATTTCTATAATTTCAGAAGTAGTAAATGATTTCAAATCCAAACGTGCAATGCGGGGTGTGTTATTCTCATTGATAAAAAGCCAGCGCCCGTCATAATTGCCATCTGTTCTTGATAATTGCGGATGATGTGAATCTCCCCAGGGAACAAATCCATGCGTTGTTTGAAGCATTGGTTTTGTTTCTTCGCTGTAGCCGTAACCGTTTTCCGCATTTTGTGAAAAAACCGGAATCACTTTGAATAATCTTCCGGAAGGTAATCCATAAACTCCTACTTGTCCGCTGAATCCACCTGAAGTAAACAAATAAAGTTCATCATACTTACCGGGCGCCACATATACTTTTCCTGCAGCGTCATCGCCAATAACAGCTGTATTATTTCCTGAATGTTTACATCCAACTACTACTGTGGTGAGTAAAAGAGAAACTACAATTCCTCTTTGTAAGAGTGCTGTTATTTTTGTTGTGTGTTTCATAATTATTGATTATTGATTATTGATTTTGAAATTTAAATTTATTATTGAGATGGCAAAAGGACTTTATCAATTACATAAATGATTCCGTTTGAAGCCGACACGTGTCCGACAATATTAGCATCGTTTACCATCAGCTTTCCATCTTTCTTAGTAATAACTACACTGCCTCCGTTTGCCATTCCAAGTTTTAATCCATCTCTGAACATACTCTCAGAATACATAGAAGTAGTAACATGATATTGAAGAATATTTTGCAGATCGGCTTTCTTCTCCGGTTTTAGAAGTCCATCAACAGTTCCTTTTGGTAATAGATCAAACGCTGCATTAGTTGGAGCGAATACAGTATAAGGACCGCTTTGTGCAAGTACGTCTACTAGTTCTGCTGCCTGAACTGCAGCTACTAAAGTAGTATGGTCTTTTGACCCGATGGCAACCTTTACAATATTAGGTTGAGAAACATCATCCTGCACGCTGGCAGCTCCTCCGCCTGCCGGAGCATTGGTTGCTGGTGTTTCAGAAGCAGTTGCATCTGAAGTATTGTTTTCTTCTTTATTGCCACAGGAGTTCATTCCAAATGAAATAACTACAACTGCAATGCTGGTGAATAAAATGTTTTTTTTCATTGTTATTTTTTTATTTATTGATTTATTTATTATCGTTTGTTCTGAAAAATTCCAATACTTCTCTTGCTTCGTTCTGTGTTAAATTCTGGTTTGCCATTGGTGCAATGTATTTGCCTAACAATTCCATTGCAATAGGATCTTTATGTGTCATTTCTTCGGGATTTAATATCTGATTCATAATCCATTCTGGAGCGCGCCTCTTGGTAACACCTAATAATGCAGGACCAATAACTTTCTTTTCAATAGCATGGCACGCAACACATTTTGCAGCAAAAATTTTGCTGCCGTTATCAGCCATTGCATTATCAACTGCACCTAATGTCAGTGGAGTTGTAATAGGACCGATGCCTATGTCTTTGAGTGTGTCAAAAACTTCTGTGCCCGCAGAAGATGTAGTGCCAGCGGCATTGTTGCTTGAATTATCTGAGGAGCAACTGGTCGAGAAAAATATTATACTGCTTAAAACTGCTGCAGTTAGAATCTGTTTGATGTTTGTTTTTTTCATTTGTATTTTGATTTATTTTTATTTTTTGATTTTCCATCACAAAAGTGAATATATATTACGAACTAATTAATGATTTATCTCAGATATAAATATGATATTAATCATGAATAATTTATTTGCAAATGTATAATAATGACAAAACAAAAGTATTGAGACTGCAAGAATGAGCAATGATGCTAATCAGGAGGAAAAATATTTTTTCGTAGGTTTATTAATTAACGCAAGTTGCTAGTTCGTGCACTATGAAAAATATATCGGGGCTGAAGCCCATTATCTCCTGCTATTCCTGTAACCCCATCCTTAAGGATGGGGTTAATGAGTCACGGAGAGAAAAGGGCTTTAGCCCTGAAACAACTAGCAACTTACGTTAATTAAGATAGCCATGATAAATACCGGAGGGAGGACGTTTTTTGTTTCATCCCGACTTGGTTGGACCCAGTTCAAAACTTAGAGTTCTCCTGTAATTCTTTTTAACTCCTTTGTGTTTGGAATTATTATTTTTTTTCGATCTGTTTTGATTTTTCCTTCCTGTTCAAATTCTGACAGGCATTTTGAAACCTGTTCTTTTGTGGTGCCGGCTATCTCGGCTATTTCCTGTCTTGATAATGATACATCCAGTTCTCCGTTTGCGGAATTGCCGAAAACTTCGTATATATATAGAAGAGAATTAGCAATTTTTTCTCTCACATTCATAAGGGAAAGATTTTTCATTCTCAGTTCTGACTTTCTCAGTTCATCCGTAACGAGCATCAGCATTTCTAATGTCAGGTTGGGATTTGCTTTCAGCACATCTAAAAATAATTCTCTGTCTATGGAGCAAATGCAGGAATCCTCTATGGCATATACGGAAGAAGGAAAAGTATAGGTTCCTCCCATCCCTCTGAATCCGAGGACGTCTCCGGTTTTTGCCAATTGTTGTATTTGTTGTTTCCCTAACATTCCGCCTGCTATGGCCTTTGCTTTTCCATGATAAATAAAATAGAGGGAGTTCATCACCATTCCCTCATAAATGATGGCTTGGCCTTTTTTGCACATGAAATAGTTTTTTCGTTCATTTATTAAGGTAAGCCATTCCTTGCTGCAGTGTTTCAGGATGGAACAATCTTTGCAATGGCAATAAAAACAATCGGGCGGTGTCAATGACATATTTAGATTCTCCTATAAAAACGCGAA from Bacteroidota bacterium includes the following:
- the nosZ gene encoding Sec-dependent nitrous-oxide reductase is translated as MKHTTKITALLQRGIVVSLLLTTVVVGCKHSGNNTAVIGDDAAGKVYVAPGKYDELYLFTSGGFSGQVGVYGLPSGRLFKVIPVFSQNAENGYGYSEETKPMLQTTHGFVPWGDSHHPQLSRTDGNYDGRWLFINENNTPRIARLDLKSFTTSEIIEIPNCGGNHSSPYCTENTDYLVAGGRFSVPIGDKKDVPIASYKENFKGVLSLVKVGAADGKLDLAVQIILPPFDYDKVRGGKGPSKDWFFFTCYNSEEANTMLEVNASQNDKDFVLAVNWQKAIEYLNAGKAKDMNTPYCHNRMDESTQTATSETIKSEKVLDPKDCPGMLYFMPCPKSPHGCDVSPDGEYITAGGKLAAMIPVYSYTKMAKAIESKAFDGEADGIPILKYDAVIAGEVKKPGLGPLHTEFDDKGYAYTSMFLSSEIVKWKLGTWEVVDRIPTYYSIGHLCVPGGDTKAPYGKYVIALNKITKDRYLPTGPEISQSAQLIDISGDKMKMILDFPTIGEPHYAQACAADLLTKNSQKIFKIEDNKNPFAVKSEQETKVERKGNEVHIYMTCIRSHFGPDNIEGIKLGDVVYWHITNLEQDWDVPHGFAVKGNNNAELLVMPGETRTLKWVPDEVGVVPFYCSDFCSALHQEMQGYVRVSDKNANVPLKWSLNEESK
- a CDS encoding fasciclin domain-containing protein, with amino-acid sequence MKKNILFTSIAVVVISFGMNSCGNKEENNTSDATASETPATNAPAGGGAASVQDDVSQPNIVKVAIGSKDHTTLVAAVQAAELVDVLAQSGPYTVFAPTNAAFDLLPKGTVDGLLKPEKKADLQNILQYHVTTSMYSESMFRDGLKLGMANGGSVVITKKDGKLMVNDANIVGHVSASNGIIYVIDKVLLPSQ
- a CDS encoding cytochrome c; amino-acid sequence: MKKTNIKQILTAAVLSSIIFFSTSCSSDNSSNNAAGTTSSAGTEVFDTLKDIGIGPITTPLTLGAVDNAMADNGSKIFAAKCVACHAIEKKVIGPALLGVTKRRAPEWIMNQILNPEEMTHKDPIAMELLGKYIAPMANQNLTQNEAREVLEFFRTNDNK
- a CDS encoding Crp/Fnr family transcriptional regulator, which produces MCKKGQAIIYEGMVMNSLYFIYHGKAKAIAGGMLGKQQIQQLAKTGDVLGFRGMGGTYTFPSSVYAIEDSCICSIDRELFLDVLKANPNLTLEMLMLVTDELRKSELRMKNLSLMNVREKIANSLLYIYEVFGNSANGELDVSLSRQEIAEIAGTTKEQVSKCLSEFEQEGKIKTDRKKIIIPNTKELKRITGEL